A single Deinococcus radiopugnans ATCC 19172 DNA region contains:
- a CDS encoding flavin reductase family protein gives MAPSPRTPPTEFRHFDLTALPNAARYKLLTATVVPRPIAWVCTLGDGGVPNLAPYSFFGLMGSDPPIVAFAPGDRADGTPKDTALNIAPGGEFSVNLVSAALAQVMSDSATDFPHGMAEAAKLGIELEPGSRIAVPRVRASPATLECVEVQTLQIGKTRIILGQVIGLSLRADAVLDEEKHYVDTAALDLIGRMGGRGGYTHTRDGFEIARMTYAEWVEREG, from the coding sequence ATGGCCCCGTCCCCCCGAACGCCGCCCACCGAGTTCAGGCACTTCGATCTGACCGCCCTGCCCAACGCCGCCCGCTACAAGCTGCTGACCGCCACCGTCGTGCCGCGTCCGATTGCCTGGGTCTGCACGCTGGGCGACGGCGGCGTGCCCAATCTGGCCCCCTACAGCTTCTTCGGCCTGATGGGGTCCGATCCGCCCATCGTGGCCTTCGCCCCCGGTGACCGCGCCGACGGCACGCCCAAGGACACGGCGCTGAACATCGCGCCGGGCGGCGAGTTCAGCGTCAATCTGGTGAGCGCGGCGCTGGCGCAGGTCATGAGTGACAGCGCCACCGATTTCCCGCACGGCATGGCCGAGGCGGCGAAGCTGGGCATCGAACTGGAGCCGGGCAGCCGTATCGCCGTGCCGCGCGTGCGGGCCAGCCCCGCCACGCTGGAATGCGTGGAGGTGCAGACGTTGCAGATCGGCAAGACCCGCATCATTCTGGGGCAGGTGATCGGCCTGAGCCTGCGCGCCGACGCCGTGCTGGACGAGGAAAAGCACTACGTGGACACGGCGGCGCTGGACTTGATCGGGCGCATGGGCGGGCGCGGCGGCTACACCCACACGCGCGACGGCTTCGAGATCGCGCGCATGACGTATGCGGAGTGGGTGGAGCGGGAAGGGTGA
- a CDS encoding DNA-3-methyladenine glycosylase family protein: MPTSVPLLHHADATAHLSGDATLRELIARNGELPVLTPTPDPFGTLIRSVNGQQLSVKAAASIHARLLERLGTLDAATLLQTPGEELRAAGLSWAKVRTVRAIAEAEQTGAVDFAHLATLPDEAVIAALIPLPGIGRWTAEMFLMFALARPDVFSLGDLALRQGLARLYPDQSTDEVLAGWTPYRTLAARYLWADNHRVKAGGEPIG; the protein is encoded by the coding sequence GTGCCCACCTCCGTTCCGCTGCTGCACCACGCCGACGCCACGGCCCACCTGTCGGGCGACGCCACCCTGCGGGAACTGATCGCCCGCAACGGCGAGTTGCCGGTGCTGACGCCCACGCCCGATCCCTTCGGCACGCTGATCCGCAGCGTGAATGGCCAGCAACTCAGCGTGAAGGCCGCCGCCAGCATCCACGCCCGGCTGCTGGAGCGACTGGGCACGCTGGACGCCGCGACCCTGCTGCAAACCCCTGGTGAGGAGTTGCGCGCGGCGGGCCTGTCATGGGCCAAGGTGCGGACGGTGAGGGCCATCGCCGAGGCCGAGCAGACCGGTGCGGTGGATTTTGCCCACCTCGCCACGCTGCCCGACGAGGCTGTGATCGCCGCCCTGATTCCCCTGCCCGGCATCGGGCGCTGGACGGCGGAGATGTTCCTGATGTTCGCCCTGGCCCGCCCCGACGTGTTCAGCCTCGGAGATCTGGCGCTGCGGCAGGGGCTGGCGCGGCTGTACCCAGACCAGTCCACCGATGAGGTACTGGCCGGGTGGACGCCGTACCGCACGCTGGCCGCCCGCTACCTGTGGGCCGACAACCACCGGGTCAAGGCAGGCGGGGAGCCGATTGGGTGA
- the xseB gene encoding exodeoxyribonuclease VII small subunit, producing MSADTSPTYRDAYARLSRIAAELETGEADLDRVLPLLEEAREAYAQCRERIEAVRAVLAGDWADGVEADGDEEE from the coding sequence ATGAGTGCCGATACATCCCCCACCTACCGCGACGCCTACGCGCGGCTGTCGCGCATCGCCGCCGAGCTGGAAACGGGCGAGGCTGACCTGGACCGCGTGCTGCCGCTGCTGGAAGAGGCCCGCGAGGCCTACGCGCAGTGCCGGGAGCGCATCGAGGCCGTGCGCGCCGTGCTGGCCGGAGACTGGGCGGACGGCGTGGAGGCGGACGGGGACGAAGAGGAGTAG
- a CDS encoding HD domain-containing protein, whose translation MTALRLSDRIGRKALGYAAKVRRLARSVRAGDAHPDDTWAVTLLTPGEARVYQGMDPRDREHACRVTLHLLREHPAADPELVAAALLHDCGKSVRPYRVAERVLVGLVPTRLARLLPPLGALGIRAQHPELGAALLAHAGARVRVTELVARHHRPAGDPDAELLHHYDDQE comes from the coding sequence ATGACTGCCCTGCGTCTGTCTGACCGCATAGGCCGCAAGGCGCTGGGCTACGCGGCCAAGGTGCGGCGGCTGGCCCGCAGCGTGCGTGCCGGGGACGCCCACCCGGACGACACCTGGGCCGTGACCCTGCTCACGCCCGGCGAGGCGCGGGTGTACCAGGGTATGGACCCCCGCGACCGCGAACATGCCTGCCGCGTAACCCTGCACCTGCTGCGCGAACACCCGGCAGCCGACCCCGAACTGGTGGCTGCCGCCCTGCTGCACGACTGCGGCAAGAGCGTGCGCCCGTACCGGGTGGCCGAGCGCGTGCTGGTGGGGCTGGTGCCCACCCGGCTGGCGCGATTGCTGCCGCCGCTGGGGGCGCTGGGCATTCGCGCGCAGCACCCGGAACTGGGCGCGGCCCTGCTGGCCCACGCCGGGGCCAGAGTGCGGGTGACCGAGTTGGTGGCCCGTCACCACCGCCCGGCTGGTGACCCGGACGCTGAATTGCTGCATCACTACGACGATCAGGAGTAA
- a CDS encoding aminotransferase class I/II-fold pyridoxal phosphate-dependent enzyme — translation MWMSSRAANVPGSVFALMDAAKSRARARGRAIIDLSIGSSDQAPPEAVLEALREATRDPLTYRYPLFSDTAPLREAAADYLRRRFGVGVNPETEVLPLIGAQEGLAHLLLAVTDPGDTLLLPDPGYPPYLGAAAVAGLRTVPLPLRPERGFLPDLDAVPGDVQPRALLLNYPNNPTSAVADAAFFAQVVEWCQARGTLLIHDHPYAELTCDDYRAPSALEAGLDGVVELHSLSKTHHMGGFRVGFAAGDAGAIAALARVKGAVDFHAYLGIQRAATLALGLPDEVGRAGAAVFQARRDALVPALRALGWEVQWPQASMYAWARVPGLTDSVAFAVRAAEDCGVVVSPGRAFGERGEGFVRFALVQPPEVLVEAARRLAGIGVGETVRNAP, via the coding sequence ATGTGGATGTCATCACGGGCCGCCAACGTGCCGGGCAGCGTCTTCGCGCTGATGGACGCGGCCAAGAGTCGGGCACGGGCGCGTGGGCGGGCCATTATTGACCTGAGCATCGGCAGCAGCGATCAGGCGCCGCCGGAGGCCGTGCTGGAAGCCCTGCGCGAGGCCACCCGCGATCCGCTGACGTACCGTTACCCGCTGTTCAGCGACACCGCGCCGCTGCGGGAAGCCGCTGCCGACTACCTGCGGCGCCGCTTCGGGGTGGGGGTGAATCCCGAAACCGAGGTGCTGCCGCTGATCGGCGCTCAGGAAGGGCTGGCCCACCTGCTGCTGGCCGTCACCGATCCCGGCGACACGCTGCTGCTGCCCGATCCCGGCTATCCGCCGTACCTGGGCGCGGCGGCGGTGGCCGGGCTCAGGACCGTCCCGCTGCCGCTGCGGCCTGAACGCGGCTTTCTGCCGGACTTGGACGCGGTTCCAGGCGATGTCCAGCCCCGCGCGCTGCTGCTGAATTACCCCAACAACCCCACGTCGGCGGTGGCTGATGCGGCCTTTTTCGCACAGGTGGTGGAGTGGTGTCAGGCGCGCGGCACCCTTCTGATTCACGATCATCCCTACGCCGAACTGACGTGTGACGACTACCGCGCCCCCAGCGCCCTGGAAGCGGGACTGGACGGCGTGGTGGAACTGCACTCGCTGAGCAAGACCCACCACATGGGCGGCTTCCGGGTGGGCTTCGCCGCCGGGGACGCCGGGGCCATCGCCGCCCTGGCCCGTGTGAAAGGCGCGGTGGACTTCCACGCGTACCTGGGCATCCAGCGGGCCGCCACACTGGCATTGGGTCTGCCGGACGAGGTGGGACGTGCTGGAGCCGCCGTGTTCCAGGCCCGCCGCGACGCTCTGGTGCCCGCCCTGCGCGCCCTGGGCTGGGAAGTGCAGTGGCCCCAGGCCAGCATGTACGCCTGGGCGCGGGTGCCGGGCCTCACCGACAGCGTAGCGTTTGCGGTGCGCGCCGCCGAGGACTGCGGCGTGGTGGTCAGCCCCGGACGGGCCTTCGGGGAACGCGGGGAAGGTTTCGTGCGCTTCGCCCTGGTGCAGCCGCCCGAGGTACTGGTGGAGGCGGCGCGGCGGCTGGCCGGGATTGGGGTGGGGGAAACCGTCCGCAACGCACCGTAA
- a CDS encoding DEAD/DEAH box helicase: protein MLPARSPFARLEGFLRDTLGGATRLHEEDAAPARTVGVTELGWSPAVARGFGFPQVYAHQAETYKLMRDGKHVIVTTPTASGKTGAFFPAVFDRLERDPNATALFVYPLVALGQDQRDKLLTFKERGGFGWDIGAFQSSAQAADAFADGVRMVTATPDKLHWSLTQPRVREFLKNLSFIVLDEAHTYRGGFGSEVAGMLRRLLELSHALGANPQVVLSTATIGNPAEFARELIGVDAVEVSESGAARPGKRFYLADHRGQPRRFWNAVMEASQRYDLKVLAFFRGRSRAARLYGTYRAQPAYARHAHLYMAGTSDREGRLTEFRRAGSGVMFATNALEAGVDIGDLEVVIIDGYPGSRMAFRQMAGRAGRVAPGLVLYLPALNEQGVPQPADAFYSNSGNFLELLTGPIEKAVVEAANPYLSPRHRARQNDEYGAAGLRGPHPAAVEAQKYWNLRGEGSLKYAVVEAADWDRLGAKALDTPLESPSQHYALTEKHEGAVFTLDGQGYKVLRWEKHPAGTAIIVEKFSAENLFTRGLYSIEVTPGQMTPWQRRGPLAYRHGEVSIRRRYTGYQMLRQVFERVCVGCDRDPGPAERTCARCGGRIQDRMQDHKLSEHLYDAPTELQPFRTAALEIGLDPRATERPSAVAHTLKHLLQKVTPERVACDDNDLAGAFRGGHDAYFFLYDDWLGGLGVSRRAYEQLDDLLARALALCSKTCCKNAEGCYECIAVSRCSSPYLPSGERRPTDKHATRLFLEGVLGVQAAPEAETAAPEPVPDLAPSWPLQARELLDLHGLSLPEVSARLGIPSRELQRAVSSTQPLRLHHAKFGDGVFMGGFHQGDKREVLVYFPGVGQKRLLLKFAGLSVIERGPGVAAG from the coding sequence ATGCTGCCCGCCCGCTCCCCCTTCGCCCGCCTGGAGGGGTTTTTGCGCGACACCCTGGGCGGCGCGACGCGGCTGCACGAGGAAGACGCCGCCCCCGCACGCACGGTGGGCGTGACTGAACTGGGCTGGTCTCCAGCGGTGGCGCGCGGCTTCGGCTTCCCTCAGGTGTACGCCCACCAGGCCGAGACATACAAACTGATGCGCGACGGCAAACACGTCATCGTCACCACGCCGACGGCCAGCGGCAAGACCGGGGCCTTCTTCCCCGCCGTCTTTGACCGGCTGGAGCGCGATCCGAACGCCACCGCCCTCTTCGTTTACCCGCTGGTGGCGCTGGGGCAGGATCAGCGCGACAAGCTGCTGACCTTTAAAGAAAGGGGCGGTTTCGGCTGGGACATCGGCGCGTTCCAGAGCAGCGCTCAGGCCGCCGACGCCTTCGCGGACGGCGTGCGGATGGTCACGGCCACCCCGGACAAGCTGCACTGGTCTCTGACGCAGCCCCGCGTGCGCGAGTTTCTGAAGAACCTGTCCTTTATCGTGCTGGACGAGGCCCACACCTACCGGGGCGGCTTCGGCTCGGAGGTGGCCGGGATGCTGCGCCGCCTGCTGGAACTGTCGCACGCCTTGGGCGCAAACCCGCAGGTGGTGCTGAGTACCGCCACCATCGGCAACCCCGCCGAATTTGCCCGTGAGCTGATCGGCGTGGACGCGGTGGAGGTCAGCGAATCCGGGGCCGCCAGACCCGGCAAGCGCTTCTACCTGGCCGATCACCGGGGGCAACCGCGCCGCTTCTGGAACGCTGTGATGGAAGCGTCTCAGCGCTATGACCTGAAGGTGCTGGCCTTTTTCCGGGGCCGCAGCCGGGCCGCGCGGCTGTACGGCACTTACCGCGCCCAGCCCGCCTACGCCCGGCACGCCCACCTGTACATGGCCGGCACCAGTGACCGCGAGGGCCGCCTGACCGAGTTCCGCCGCGCGGGCAGCGGCGTGATGTTCGCCACCAACGCGCTGGAGGCCGGGGTGGACATCGGGGACTTGGAGGTGGTGATCATTGACGGCTATCCGGGGTCGCGCATGGCCTTCCGGCAGATGGCGGGCCGCGCCGGGCGGGTGGCGCCGGGGCTGGTGCTGTACCTGCCCGCGCTGAACGAGCAGGGGGTGCCGCAGCCGGCCGACGCCTTTTACAGCAACTCCGGCAACTTCCTGGAACTGCTGACCGGCCCGATCGAGAAGGCGGTGGTGGAGGCGGCCAACCCCTACCTCTCGCCCCGGCACCGCGCCCGCCAGAACGACGAATACGGCGCGGCGGGCCTGCGCGGGCCGCACCCCGCCGCCGTGGAGGCGCAGAAATACTGGAACCTGCGCGGCGAGGGCAGCCTGAAATACGCGGTGGTGGAGGCCGCCGACTGGGACAGACTGGGCGCGAAGGCGCTGGACACCCCGCTGGAATCGCCCAGCCAGCACTACGCCCTGACCGAGAAGCACGAGGGCGCGGTGTTCACCCTGGACGGCCAGGGCTACAAGGTGCTGCGCTGGGAAAAGCACCCCGCCGGCACCGCAATCATCGTGGAAAAATTCAGCGCCGAGAACCTGTTCACGCGCGGGCTGTACAGCATCGAGGTCACGCCGGGCCAGATGACCCCGTGGCAGCGGCGCGGCCCCCTGGCCTACCGCCACGGCGAGGTCAGCATTCGCCGCCGCTACACCGGCTATCAGATGCTGAGGCAGGTCTTCGAGCGCGTGTGCGTGGGCTGTGACCGCGATCCCGGCCCCGCCGAACGCACCTGCGCCCGCTGCGGGGGCCGCATTCAGGACAGGATGCAGGACCACAAGCTGTCCGAACACCTGTACGACGCGCCCACCGAGTTGCAACCCTTCCGCACCGCCGCGCTGGAAATCGGCCTTGATCCCCGCGCCACCGAGCGGCCCAGCGCGGTGGCCCATACCCTCAAGCACCTGCTGCAAAAGGTCACGCCGGAGCGGGTGGCCTGCGACGACAACGATCTGGCGGGGGCCTTCCGGGGCGGCCACGACGCGTATTTCTTCCTGTACGACGACTGGCTGGGCGGCCTGGGCGTGTCGCGCCGCGCCTACGAGCAACTGGATGACCTGCTGGCCCGTGCGCTGGCGCTGTGTTCCAAAACGTGCTGCAAGAACGCGGAGGGCTGTTACGAGTGCATCGCCGTGTCGCGCTGCTCCTCGCCGTACCTGCCGAGTGGGGAGCGCCGCCCCACCGACAAGCACGCCACCCGGCTGTTTCTGGAAGGGGTGCTGGGCGTGCAGGCCGCGCCGGAAGCGGAAACCGCCGCCCCCGAACCCGTCCCCGATCTGGCCCCGTCGTGGCCCCTCCAGGCGCGCGAATTGCTGGACCTGCACGGCCTCTCGCTGCCCGAGGTCAGCGCCCGCCTGGGCATTCCCAGCCGTGAGCTGCAACGGGCGGTCAGCAGCACCCAGCCTCTGCGGCTGCACCACGCCAAATTCGGCGACGGCGTCTTTATGGGCGGCTTTCATCAGGGCGACAAGCGCGAGGTGCTGGTCTACTTCCCCGGCGTGGGCCAGAAGCGCCTGCTGCTGAAATTCGCGGGCCTGAGCGTGATCGAGCGCGGGCCGGGTGTCGCGGCAGGCTAG
- a CDS encoding type I restriction enzyme HsdR N-terminal domain-containing protein: MSGTPQRIREAVEAIQGWLVSSPNPGEAIVRQAIVLRLLHAAGFDIWNPAEVVPEETNGSGNRSDFLIRVGKGKFALELKGAGIALKGKPYEQVVTYAASEGTRWAMLTNGRI; the protein is encoded by the coding sequence ATGTCAGGCACACCGCAGCGGATCAGGGAGGCAGTGGAAGCCATTCAGGGCTGGCTGGTCAGTAGTCCCAATCCCGGCGAGGCCATCGTCCGTCAGGCGATTGTGCTGAGACTGCTGCACGCCGCCGGATTCGACATCTGGAACCCGGCAGAGGTGGTGCCGGAAGAAACCAACGGCAGCGGCAACCGTTCCGATTTTCTGATTCGTGTCGGCAAGGGGAAGTTTGCGCTGGAGCTGAAAGGCGCAGGAATTGCCCTGAAGGGCAAACCCTATGAGCAGGTGGTCACCTATGCCGCTAGCGAGGGAACCCGCTGGGCGATGCTGACCAACGGAAGGATCTAA
- a CDS encoding YbaY family lipoprotein: MNRFVSAPLAATLAGALLASAALAQTQIGGVTLTPIKPAATAPATSRAAASTQDDYSAESIPKGYREVRGRVTGPSEGLRLPAGSRIMVSLVDLTAAKSLVDIEFGTTRLSTPYQMVYNPVRLNAAHKYAVRAMIADKGGKVLYRSADVALPDGKRVTLNVPVTAR; encoded by the coding sequence ATGAATCGTTTTGTTTCCGCCCCCCTTGCTGCCACTCTTGCCGGTGCGTTGCTGGCCTCTGCTGCCCTGGCGCAGACCCAGATCGGTGGCGTCACCCTGACCCCGATCAAGCCCGCAGCCACTGCTCCAGCCACCAGCCGTGCAGCCGCCAGCACCCAGGACGATTACAGCGCCGAGTCCATTCCCAAGGGCTACCGCGAGGTCAGGGGCCGCGTCACCGGCCCCAGCGAGGGCCTGCGCCTGCCGGCGGGCAGCCGGATCATGGTCAGTCTGGTCGACCTGACGGCGGCCAAGTCGCTGGTGGACATCGAGTTCGGCACCACCCGGCTGTCCACGCCCTACCAGATGGTCTACAACCCCGTGCGCCTGAACGCCGCGCACAAGTACGCTGTCCGCGCCATGATTGCGGATAAAGGCGGCAAGGTGCTGTACCGCAGCGCGGATGTGGCGCTGCCGGACGGCAAGAGGGTCACCCTGAACGTGCCCGTGACCGCCCGCTGA
- the thrB gene encoding homoserine kinase, producing MPVTLGAVSAFTVRAPASSANLGPGFDSLGLSVPLHTTLRVTPGAVTQVLPLGPGLQGTPADESNYVYQAMLLVARRTGLSLPPARIEISSEVPLARGLGSSAAALVAGIVAANELLGRPLDDAALLDVAAREEGHPDNVAPALFGGIVVATLDKLGTHYVRLDPPANLGVTVLIPDFELSTSKARAVLPREYSRADAVHALSHAALLAAALSQGRLDLLRHAMQDYIHQIWRAPLVPGLSDILEDAWRHGALGAALSGAGPTVLCFHDTREGTAPLHAYLNGVMKKNGLGGRVMDFPIDTQGTLIEREN from the coding sequence ATGCCGGTCACCCTGGGCGCCGTGAGCGCTTTTACCGTGCGCGCCCCGGCCAGCAGCGCCAACCTGGGGCCGGGCTTCGACAGCCTGGGCCTGAGCGTGCCGCTGCACACCACGCTGCGCGTCACGCCGGGCGCCGTGACCCAGGTGCTTCCCCTGGGACCGGGCCTGCAGGGCACCCCCGCCGACGAGAGCAACTACGTGTATCAGGCGATGCTGCTGGTGGCCCGGCGCACCGGGCTGAGCCTGCCACCGGCCCGCATAGAGATCAGCAGCGAGGTGCCGCTGGCCCGCGGCCTGGGCAGCAGCGCCGCCGCCCTGGTGGCCGGCATTGTGGCGGCCAACGAACTGCTGGGCCGCCCGCTGGATGACGCCGCGCTCCTGGACGTGGCCGCCCGCGAGGAGGGCCACCCGGACAACGTGGCCCCGGCGCTGTTCGGCGGCATCGTGGTGGCGACGCTGGACAAGCTAGGCACCCACTACGTGCGGCTGGACCCACCTGCAAATCTGGGCGTGACCGTGCTGATTCCCGACTTCGAACTCAGCACCAGCAAGGCCCGCGCCGTGCTGCCGCGCGAGTACAGCCGCGCCGACGCCGTACACGCGCTGTCCCACGCCGCGCTGCTGGCCGCCGCGCTGTCGCAGGGGCGCCTGGACCTGCTGCGGCACGCCATGCAGGACTACATCCACCAGATCTGGCGGGCGCCTCTGGTGCCGGGCCTGAGTGACATTCTGGAAGACGCCTGGCGGCACGGCGCCCTGGGCGCGGCGCTGTCGGGCGCGGGGCCGACGGTGCTGTGCTTTCACGACACCCGCGAGGGCACCGCGCCGCTGCACGCCTACCTGAACGGCGTGATGAAGAAGAACGGCCTGGGGGGGCGGGTCATGGACTTTCCGATTGACACGCAGGGCACGCTGATCGAGCGAGAAAACTAG
- a CDS encoding GlsB/YeaQ/YmgE family stress response membrane protein, producing the protein MGWIITILVGALCGWLASMIMNTNAQQGAIANILIGIVGALLAQWIFAGLLNIGGATAAGDGFSFWSIIWGVVGSVILIAILKALKVLR; encoded by the coding sequence ATGGGTTGGATCATTACTATTCTGGTGGGTGCGCTTTGTGGTTGGCTGGCAAGCATGATCATGAACACCAACGCACAGCAGGGTGCCATTGCCAATATCCTGATCGGTATTGTCGGCGCGTTGCTGGCACAGTGGATCTTCGCGGGTCTGCTGAACATCGGCGGCGCGACGGCGGCGGGCGACGGCTTCAGCTTCTGGAGCATCATCTGGGGCGTGGTGGGCAGCGTCATTCTGATTGCCATCCTCAAGGCTCTGAAAGTTCTGCGCTAA
- the trxB gene encoding thioredoxin-disulfide reductase has protein sequence MTRTLPQTQDYDVVIVGGGPAGLTAAIYTGRASLSTLILEKGLPGGQIAQTEEVENYPGFPEPISGMELAARMQQQAEKFGGKIEMDEVEAIEQTGDHHYPFVVKGYSGNYRAKSVILATGANPKRLNVPGEEEFWGRGVSTCATCDGFFYRGKKVVVIGGGDAAVEEGLFLTKFADEVTLIHRRDSLRANKVAQARAFANPKMKFIWDTAVEEIQGAEAVSGVRLKNLKTGETQDMTTDGVFIFIGHVPNTEFVKDTLKLREDGYVDVTDEIYTSVPLLFAAGDVSDYIYRQLGTSVGAGTRAAMSAERALAALEVAGEETAAD, from the coding sequence ATGACCCGTACCCTCCCGCAAACCCAGGACTATGACGTCGTCATCGTCGGCGGCGGCCCCGCTGGCCTGACGGCGGCCATCTACACCGGCCGCGCCAGCCTCAGCACCCTGATTCTGGAAAAGGGACTGCCCGGCGGCCAGATCGCCCAGACCGAGGAAGTCGAGAACTACCCCGGCTTTCCCGAACCCATCAGCGGCATGGAACTCGCCGCCAGGATGCAGCAGCAGGCCGAGAAGTTCGGCGGCAAGATCGAGATGGATGAGGTGGAAGCCATCGAGCAGACCGGCGATCACCACTATCCCTTTGTGGTCAAGGGCTACAGCGGCAATTACCGTGCCAAGAGTGTGATTCTGGCAACGGGTGCCAACCCCAAGCGCCTGAACGTCCCTGGCGAGGAGGAGTTCTGGGGCCGGGGCGTCAGCACCTGCGCCACCTGTGACGGCTTCTTCTACCGGGGCAAGAAAGTCGTGGTGATCGGTGGGGGAGACGCCGCCGTCGAGGAAGGGCTGTTCCTGACCAAGTTCGCCGATGAGGTCACGCTGATCCACCGCCGCGACAGTCTGCGCGCCAACAAGGTGGCCCAGGCCCGCGCCTTTGCCAACCCCAAGATGAAATTCATCTGGGACACCGCCGTGGAAGAAATCCAGGGTGCGGAGGCGGTCAGCGGTGTGCGCCTCAAGAACCTCAAGACCGGCGAAACGCAGGACATGACTACCGACGGCGTGTTCATCTTCATCGGCCATGTGCCCAACACCGAATTCGTCAAGGACACCCTGAAGCTGCGCGAGGACGGCTACGTGGACGTGACCGACGAGATCTACACCAGCGTGCCGCTGCTGTTCGCGGCGGGCGACGTCAGCGACTACATCTACCGCCAGCTGGGCACCAGCGTCGGCGCGGGCACCCGCGCGGCCATGAGCGCCGAACGTGCGCTGGCCGCGCTGGAAGTGGCCGGGGAAGAGACGGCGGCAGACTGA
- a CDS encoding AfsR/SARP family transcriptional regulator, translated as MPQEHTGTAQHPALPPPRYLLRSLGNADVIVNGASVVWPARSAEELLWYLHAHPQGRYRHDILAQLWDLEDTPAAANRFRVALHRLRSTLGRPDAVVEERGRYTLHADLQAASDTYALHRALDASRNMTEPRQQEELLRQALASADGEYLPHLQGEWVEAARSQHRSAVVEGHLALSLLHCAARECPLAALSLVRAAETDPLIGEDHHQRLMVCLTMTRDKYAAIEHYRRYRHFLAEEVGDTPMQDTVDLAERLKADARPCEHGPYMLTGSPLNGK; from the coding sequence ATGCCTCAAGAACACACCGGGACTGCCCAACATCCTGCCCTGCCGCCGCCGCGTTACCTGCTGCGTTCGCTGGGCAATGCGGACGTGATCGTGAACGGCGCGAGTGTGGTCTGGCCCGCCCGCAGCGCTGAGGAACTGCTGTGGTACCTGCACGCCCACCCACAGGGCCGCTACCGTCACGACATCCTGGCCCAGTTGTGGGACCTGGAAGACACGCCCGCCGCCGCCAACCGCTTCCGCGTCGCACTGCACCGCCTGCGCTCCACGCTGGGGCGGCCTGACGCCGTGGTGGAAGAGCGGGGCCGCTATACCCTGCATGCCGACCTTCAGGCGGCCAGCGACACCTACGCCCTGCACCGGGCGCTGGACGCCTCGCGGAACATGACCGAGCCGCGCCAGCAGGAGGAATTGCTGCGGCAGGCGCTGGCCAGCGCGGACGGCGAGTACCTGCCGCACCTGCAGGGCGAGTGGGTGGAGGCGGCCCGCAGCCAGCACCGCTCCGCCGTGGTCGAGGGCCACCTGGCCCTGTCGCTGTTGCACTGCGCGGCCCGTGAGTGCCCGCTGGCCGCGCTGTCGCTGGTGCGCGCCGCCGAGACGGACCCGCTGATCGGCGAGGACCACCACCAGCGCCTGATGGTCTGCCTGACCATGACCCGCGACAAGTACGCCGCCATCGAGCATTACCGCCGTTACCGCCACTTTCTGGCCGAGGAGGTCGGCGACACCCCCATGCAGGACACGGTGGACCTGGCCGAGCGCCTGAAGGCCGACGCCCGCCCCTGCGAACACGGCCCGTACATGCTGACCGGAAGCCCCCTGAACGGGAAATAG